The DNA sequence GGATGTTTGTGGTATCACATGCTGCACACTGCACATCAATGTAACCAGTACTAATATCACACACTTAGAATGCATTGTTTTAGCGATTGGTCTACATTTACAGGAcactgaaaaaagagaaatttagaaaacaaatttataaaagtgattgcaaattacacatttttttttcaatcatttttcaccacaacaTATGAtataaaaacacataaaaatgtatgaatatatggattaTAGGTCAAACAAGTAATTATTGCCAATTGACagaaatattttgcgacatttataatgaaaacatttaACACTGGAGACACCCTACATGGCACTTCctacaaccagagaagatgtaaaaaagaggaggttgatccagctatcctcaaataaaatatgtgtgagaccatCCTTAGCCACTTTAAAACAATAGAATACCAGTtataccacaatggggtttgaacccttGACGTCAGTGTCTTACAAtgtagctagccacccgtctgcccgtcattttagacgggtaGTTTGCTCctggacgggcaaaattaatgcctttgacagatgacACATCAGTTTGTAGCAAAATATTAGAGCACATAATATTCAGTCAAATCATGGATCACTATGACCAAAATAACATTCTCACGGACTCGCAACACAGCTTTCGTCCGGGGCGTTCATGCGAAACCCAACTGCTCATCACCACCCAAGATCTCAGCAAGGCGCTCAACTATCAAGGTCAAGTGGATGCAATGGTACTTGATTTCTCTAAAGCCTTTGACCGCGTACCGCACCAACACCTCCTTCTCAAGTTACACCACTACGGAGTCAGAGGTCCGCTGTTATCATGGATGGAAAACTTCCTCACCAAGCGGCTGCAACGAGTTGTGATTGATGGTATGTCATCCGACTGGGTGCCTGTAACATCTGGAGTGCCGCAAGGGACAGTTCTTGGTCCCttgctatttttatcatttatcaCTCCAATGGCTCCATCCATCACAAGGTCTTACCATCCAGACAAATTCCAACGTATTCCAGCACGTATCCAGTTGTATCGCTACTCCTTCTTCCCACTTACAGTGGTGTGGTGGAATACCCTTCCAGCGAGCACCTTGTCATCACCATCTTATGAGGTGTTCAGGGAGCAGTAGCTGCAGCCAACCCATAATTTCCCATGGTCTTTTTACTCGCACATATGTAATTTTCTGCACTGATGGCACCTTCACCGCACATGTACAACCTTATTCCTTGGCGGGAAATCCAAGCTGATGGACAAGTATtgcagtagaagtagaagtagaagctacattataattgtaggtgttgaaAAAGGCTATTGACTTTTTAGTATAGACCAGATTAGTAAAACAAGGTTATAGCAGCACATATTTAAagtctttgaacccccaatgggctatagaagtctggtaaatgttttgaaggtcaaattaggacagggaATTCAATTCAAATGACGGGTATCCCTCCattcctagctaagaccctgcttgACGTGTGTGATACACACACAAGTTACAGATGACTACTTTTAGAGATAAGTCAGGTGTTTGTATTTCATTATGCCATGCATACAATACATGCAGGCCCTGTCAtccagtcagatttcagataaaatatgactgaagtccCATGGCAAATTACAATTTTTGCCGCTTGTTGTCACTTTTTAGCCTCTGTTATTTATGATAGAGAAGATATTcaattaggcccttcacaattgattccgagttattcaagattttaaaaataggatgaggcgacttttaattattaattactagcgggatacccgcgcttcgcgcgggtccccgctagatgagtaaatgggagcgatcactaaaacaggaggaattactgaaaaggtagaatcattgaaaggtaaattttattttttttttttgtcccttcttgcatttccattttcttttcagtttcttctgcacgggcctaggttgtttccattaaaacaaaatgctatttagcttgttaTTTTCCgtgtccatgttatttatctatctgggcctaaccccattcccattattttctaaatctatcctttccctttatagcttcatttttattagctgcttagcttgtgatttcccgttttcttcagttgttatttatttttcttatttttcctgattagtttctaattttaacttctttttttcccttaattttcctgattagtttctttctttctttccctctttagtttgctcccgtttcatttagttactgcaaccataacccgtataataggcctacccgtaccttttttgtcttcttcttttttctttttattcatttagctcctttctttctcttcagtttcttttgcataggtctattttgttcccatgctgcttagcttgtgatttccgtttccacgttattcatttattgagccccgttcccatgcattattttaaaaatctaccatttctcctttttagttttggcttttttctacattttattcccatttgtcatatttcctgcttagtttctgatttcccgtttgaattttatctatttaattctgttctcattattttagtttttttaatttatttatttatttatttatttatagattgatagattgattgattgattgattgattgattgattgattgattgattgattgattgattgattgattgattgattgattgattgattgatttacttacttacttacttacttaaccgaatccagtaccatgcatataatccacaacccgacccatccataggcctaccttttcagttttgtcttcctttcttttcttttcaatttctctggcacgaaagttggtctgtgcatattatgcaccccgtatGTGCGAAGTCACATTTCTCAGCACGCCGACGTATTGACGCCAACGCTGCTGACAGTTAGTTACGATGcacgctaccactgagttttgacaacaaaaatcccgggaaaaacctggttttaaccatattttttttttttttttggccaattcttggtcttgaccgttttgaaccaaataaagtgcaatgcttTCCCCGTATattctcccgtatgaatttggctgtaaaactaaacgaagattcataggcctagaataaataataaaattcacgccgacgtagccttaatctcttggctgccaacttcgtgcagtggcggaaaatggggtgcgtagctctcGTGAGGGGcttaaaagctcgtaagatcatttttaaagtacgcgatgttgtgcatttagatagcctgaatcatttcttggccacctcgcagttggcagaaaacagggcaatattgctctgcgtatggttttgtaatggaaatattattacgcggttcacgttgtccttattacccacaatgccactgcatgcgattttgcatagcaacacgacagttttatgttattctcttagttaccatcaatttttgcaaaatgaacctcagatggtttaatggcaatatgtacccgatcaatgtacgaataaatcagagctgaaagtgaaagcatctctgagtctattcgcgcacaagatttagcgacttccttttatttatatagatatattattttctttatttagtattagttatcacaaccaattatcaacccgttttgaaTGGCgccggcatttaattattttattactatgcttacttttacacataggataaggtgcagttatgctgtttgtttatttatcattattgttgatatggttcatgttagaaagtagcaagtaaaagtcattaaaaactattttaaaggagaaaatgcaaaatataaataaaataattaaatattttgcaattttggacgcgggcggttaacagtaaactaagaatcaattgtgaagagcCTTTAAATATGtttacaggaaatgacaggaaaatacattaaaaaaaacccagaaatgatCAACATTCAACAATCATCATGCACTTCTCTAAAAATACTGCTAGCCGCCCAGCACGTactattattttgcacaaggtccaatgcacatgcttgacgtcgcgcacgtatatgTATACGCAATATTTAAAAGAGCAGGTCTATTgtgaaaacaacatcatatcattggcaagctaatattatgaggacaatgaatgaaaatgactccttttttgagaaaataagacgtttaattaaaattgatattccgcaaaaaacaacttaagcggtgagttccttcgaacgagacagatttggcctagaaaaacggtgacgtcatgaaatgagatgtgcccgctttgagaaaagggactataaacactctcaatggacagaacgtatactgttgtttttcacagaaaaaaatccaaattaagtattacaaatttaatggttttaaacatatggataaaatcagccgcttcttttttatatattagacaattgtgatattacgattcatacatgtatacatgatcaatatcatgagaaatattaggcctaaaaactaaatacataatttgagcttcgACGgggagcttagaatttcatctgagaaccgtgttaagtccacaaactcatgtatttgatttccctgtatattgcaatgctatagtttcagttggatgaaatattacaaagcaaacgcatagtaacaataatgtgcttgctttgttcccgaaatgagaacaatagtgtgcatattgttatgcagcattgttatggtaagtgatagtaccggtacaactctttgttgctaatgtcaaacttgtcaaagtgattgtgattgtacatGTATGATGAGAGCGTGATAtagtgcccgcttcatttacatacgtcatcagccaaacggggggataacacgtacgcttcaaacgggggaagaacacgtacgaggctgaactttacccacacaatttctcctttttcaggagaaatacacacaaaaaaattgcaacaagtgtcaacttgtaatgtaataaatattcgcttcgaatagagataaacttgtttttgcaatagacctgccctttaacactgtcaaaggaaccttggaaaaaaatatagaaatatatttatatatttaccaAAAAGGGCGGATTTTGAGGGACATTTTACAACACTTGATTTCTTTCTTttatccaagcagcaggtccttaaaggagtatttcgtgatcctagcatcctctatttatgtcatttttcattagatatccacgaaaaaatcctattcccaaaatttcagttgcttccgattttgtgtttatgcgagttatgcatgattatgtgtattacactgctccatagacaatgcgttgtaatttcgttctggtgcaccagaacgaaattcaaatttcacgatatctttgctaaacgaattaatctgcaagaaatattttgtacataaacattatgtagccagaggtttccagtgatataaaaatctcaactttttttgagaaaagtgggggatgaggctgtggatcacgaaatgcccctgtAACACACACGTTTCATTattcatacttttcaacaaattctgtatagaaacattggaaatatttccaattctgcaGTGCAAATCGGTCAACcgtgggcggtcacacacataaaaCATGCATCACAGGATATTTTAAGTGGATgtctactatatatatatatcatatcataattgataTGACAGTTACAGTATGAATAGATTATAGATTAGAATTTAgacatgttttatttgtttatccATGCACATAATGACATATCATGACATTAATTTATGATAATTtacttaaggccaagtaaaataaaaaacatgtttcacgtccgggtttttgaaaaaaaggagaaagagggggctttttattttttattttttattgcaaaatcggtgtaaatacccataattagagctgttttagcatatacaataatgcctggaaaaaggaggaggcccctttttatttgttgttctgagagataggccccctctaactatcacaaaaccttataaaagtgtttcttgtatattagcaaggctatagaaagaatctctacttcctagacatattttttgaaaagttataactgaaattaaaaaataaaaataaaaatgaagaaacctcaaaaaaggaagcgagaggggacgtgaaacatgttttattttttatttggcctaatacacAGGATTATCTCAAGTACCCTGTTCACCCTCctctttcttacatcttctcttaCCCAGGCCAGGCCAGTCTCGCCTTAATACTGTAGCTAGTTTAGCCTACGTACATTTATAGAAAGGATTGTTTTATAAATGGTAAGCTtactaagctgaatttatactcaatcgcttttgcagaaaagcgattttcacgcatgctcaatgtttacttacatttccagagcgtcaagccgatcaatcgattcaaatcgctgaggcaaaaacgacgtcgcttttgcaagttgaaaaaatctcaacttccctgcgatatcgcttgacacgtgaatgcgtcaaccaatcatatacaaccatctggatctattattttgctaattaatttacctttctcgattattaatttttcgtgatgaattaattcaaagcaataattattgacagcaactgatgttttaaaaatgtattttgtggcatttagaatattttaattgccgtctgcaatcgctatcgccgtgataagtataaatgcaaaagcgacgagcgatgcatcgcaaaattcggcgattgcaaatcgctttttcaaaagcgattaatcgcatcgctcggcgatcgagtataaatcaCAGCTTTAGACTAGTTCAGCAGTGCAGTGTTCAGTTGGTTTCTGATCTTTAATTGATCAGCGTTTCTAAATGTAAATTTGTTCTCTAAATTTTACACCAAGTTCTTCtccaaaataactttatttaatcCAATAATATATAACTTTCAACTATCCAGTAAAAACATGCTATagaaaagaaaatacaaatttaaaactaacttaaatgaagaaattttctccaTGTCTGTAAACTTTCTCTAGAAAAACCGCAATCAGCTGATTGATGAACTCTGACCTTGTAAATGTAAACACGGCAGCAACATGTCGACACGAAAAGTTGGTCAAATTGTTCTTAAAAACTCGGCGGTTTTCCTGTGCGATATACAGGAAAAATTTAGCAGTCAAATTCAGTATTTTCCTCAGATTGTTGAGGTGGCATCCAGAATGTTTAGAGCTGCGAAGACTTTGGATATGCCGGTAATAGCTACAGAACAGTATCCAAAAGGTAAGCTTTAAATTCATCTGTGCATGTGTGATTATATTGCATAATTGCTCATCACTCTTGTGTCTCAGTGTGATTTTTATCTGCTGTGTAAACACCGGGTATAAAGAACAAGTACAGGGAAAACAGGCGAGTGCATAAGTGCACATATCAGCTGAAGACATTGCTGATTAGATTATGATTTTTATAATCATGATAGTAGATGGTGCCGGTTGTCGGATTCGATGGTTATTCAATATCCATCagaccatattgtaacatttgctgagctGAGGATGCCCTCACTGCTTATTAAAATTCTTAATTTTTAAACGATTGCACATGCTACTGCTCCTTTTCAAACAAATAAAACCTTTTACAGGTGGgaatgatttttttatattttgattgtCACAGGCAAATACTCCCGGCAAAtacttaaaattataaaatttgatttaTGGTATAATATGCAGGGGCgtttattcttccgttaatcgcccccaaaggggagggaataattttacccctttggggaagaattttgcattttgaaaaaagaaaaaaaagagaggggaaaaacagaagaaagtcaacaggattcaaggaagattaaaaataaaattaactaatttggggcaaaatgtataactggaacatgtattattatgttttatggtatttttggaatgaaatagatggtcactggctggcagtggCTACTCTACAGGGTGGGttaattcatcaagtgtcatttagggaagaattataatgggtacataacatgagcatacatgtagtggtcccttggcttttacccatttccatcccaaaaataattatttgagggAAACTATGGACTTTATCATAAAACCgggaaaagttgggtcagtaattcttccctgcctgggcaatagtgactagtggtcatactatacatgtaggtaataatgcacagtttgcacactaagattaagggagctctgctttgcatatttcatacaaaatccattttctttttagtttggacatctgcATATCTAGGGAAGCATATGGGGTTCTAAGGGAAGAACCATCAATTCGTTAACAGCTCTATtgtccaagtttatcttcccttttaaacctcaTCTTCAaatccaaatccttgattattcttccctagatgcaatagttcagtggcaTTCTCCGAACTCTgcaacagaagaattttaattccaAGGCTTTATAAATCAGGGGCATGCGAGTCAACTCACCACATATATAAAAGAGCTGAAAACGCAAAAACCAGATAGCAAAAAGCTCAAAACAcctagcaaaaagctgcaatttgggAAGTTCAGGCTATACTTGTATACAGAGCAAGTGTACTGGtacaaaaaaaacctgaaaatcaaaacaaaaaagctgTCAAACTTTCACACTCCTGTAAATAATAATCACAgctagctctgaaaataataaagagcctagaggtGTTTACCAGCCTCtcttccctttgaaccattagtcctTCAATGCATTTGGTTCAGTCtccagactgtaccatctaggaaagaatttgatgtttttagggaagacagaatagaacaactcACAACTCAGTCAGGGAAGGAagggaacaagaaaataagtaaaagtacatgtagatagcacccgggggaggcactcaaatatgaaagtgacatacctgtgcccaccagcatatgaaactaggggtctatcggtgggaaaattttcagaaaaaagggggtcattcggtgttggcaatgtaaaaaatggagtgattttgtatgggagcgcctaaaatttcacatcattgacaatcaaaaatagctttttacccaattttacagtacaacatAGACAAAcctcatttattttgctcaaaatgtgtgtgaagcgcgccgaaatttcaattttgaggactaattgttcaagaaaaGGGGTCATTCGGAGATAGCAACCAACCTAAAATTTtccctttttggtccatttttttggtttcagttggggaagaatctggggaaggAAGTGACACAgcgcggtagggtgagggaataatttcaattttctggaagaatagacacccctgataATATGACCAGTGTGAGTGtgtatcttgatttttttttccaagaaTTTCCCTGCACCATAATATTTCTTTAGTTTTCCCCATAATAAAGGTTTCTATCAATTGAAGAGTGGGTTAGTTGGCCCACTGGGTTTGTTGGATCATTGAGATTTTCTGACACAGAGCtctattaggcccttcacaattgattcttagtcaactgtttcatggttgaaaacaagggatgaggtgacttttaattattaattatctattattttctttattttaaaacaagtggtcgcaacttacatcaacccgttttgacaaggaacatgcatttaattaatttacaactatgtttgattttatacataagtaatggtacagttaagttctttttttattcatcattatagttgatatgatcaaagtcaggaagtagcaaatgggagtcattaaatgttattttaaaagagaaaatccaaaatataaataaaataattaaatattttgcaattctctactttggatgcgggcgggaaacaggaaactaagaatcattATTGTAAAGGGCTTAATTGTATGATTTTAAAGTTTATGAAATATACTGTAATTAGAGTTTTGgaattactttttgcaactttgcaacattgtgcctggaaccaccagacttcatcaggcaactgacccgctggactggtcacatGATATACAGGTAGGTATCGTCCCAATCCCATGCATGAGCTAAgttaaagcggagtccccctttcttgttcagtgatggttgctcaatgcATGAGTCcatggcttcttttatgcctctcctatgGCTGATGAGAAAATTGCTGAATGTACATTAATCGTCAATTATGGAAGGTCTTTTGTGTTTACATTACAGGTCTTGGTTTAACAGTACCAGAAATTGGGCTAGACAGGTCTGAAGATGAAGTCCACGCCAAGACTTGCTTCAGTATGATTTTACCCCAAGTAGAGAAGAAACTTCAGGATTTAGATATTAAATCTGTCATTATATGTGGTATCGAAACCCAGGCATGTGTGCAGCAGACAACCTTGGATCTTTTGGAAAGGAACATTGATGTCCATGTGATTGCTGATGCATGCTCCTCTAGGAGTATGGTAGATAGGTGAGCCATTCAGCTTGTTTTTACTGAGCAAACGGTTGATGGGTAATACAGGGTAATGCAAGGAATAACGACCTACATGTAttagaaacagatcgggtgaagggGAATGAGAGTTTGTATTATAAGAGAGAATATGGTAGCTTTACTGttttcatcttcttttttttttagaatgTATGCCTTTGAGAGAATGCGTCAGagtggtgccttcatcacaacaAGCGAAGCAATGATGCTGCAATTACTGAAAGATGCCAAACATCCCAAATTTAAAGAATGCCAGAAGCTTATCATGACCTCTGCACCTGACTCCGGACTACTACCAGCGCGTGGATCATAAATTGTCTGACGGGACTAAGCCATTATTTAGGCTATTAATTATTTTACTTCACCCTAAACAGCTGACCTTTGTGCAGTTGACTATACTCAATTTACCAAAACACCAACTTAAAAactcctaccaaaatctgaacaGGGATATGCCAAGAAACTCTCAAGCCCAGCAGATTAGTTAGGAGTCCCCCAGGAGGATGTGTAGTTGAAAGTATGTTCAAATAGGCTAATGTTTTCATGATTTTACAGAAACTCCTGCTTAGCCCCAAAAATGTGAAGGGTTTTGTCATGTCAAGATTATAATAATACACTGTAGTGATCATTTTTTACTGACCCAATAGACCTCTTATGTTTGATTTCAATTTAGCATTTGATATCAGAGCaaacaatataatatattatttatttccaCATAATACTTATGTAGTGAGTCTGACCCTACACCCAGTGACCCAGCTTGTTTTCAAAAGCAATTTTAATATGCAAGCaaaaagttttgaaggtcatataGAATACTATATGTGTGTGAACAAAACATTAGGAAACCCAAATGGACACTAAAAATCCAAATTTAAACCCTGTGGTTAACGAGAAAGCTACAAAATAACACTTGATTAGGGGAAATGCAATCAGATAGACCACCCTTATTTTACTTCATATGTGAGTTTTTAATTATAATTGAAGATTCACaaaatgtataattatgttaaataaaaacaacttgtgagaattatattttaaaatggtTGTGCAGCTTCAAGACTTGTTCTTTGTTTTGTTACATGTATTCAGCATATCAGGGATTAGAGCAAGAAAGgcatatctgtaatagctgcctggtgtcatgtgtacaatatagaatgcagaaatggtcaaattgtctatagggcagctattgcagatagggccttcttgcacCAAACCCTCGATATCCAATGTGTTGCTGTACCTAATACTTTCACTAGTTAATCCATGATCTGGACAAGCCTGGACATTTCAGAACATTCCTGGGCATGATTTGTGTAGGTTTGGTGCTGGGGCATTTAATATGGATTCCAAAAGCCTTGTGaaatccttgagataatcccctCTCTGGACAACCCTGGGCAGACATGGACAAACAAGTGTATTCCTCCTGAGATCTGTTTCAGTATCGGTGGTGTGTGCTGGTTTTCAAAAGTAAATGATAGCTCCATAATTCCCCCAACTTTGGGTGCAATTTTGCAGACTGACAAACGTGGGGGAcatgcccctgccccccccccctcctcaccCCTTGTGCACGCCACTGTTCAGCATCCCATTTCAGTGTACATTTTGCCTGAAATTGGTTCAATCGCAGAACAATGTGGGAATCACTGGCTGCACCATTTATGCAGTTCTTATTTATAGTGAATAGTAGCagtattattttaaactgttgcgatttgg is a window from the Amphiura filiformis chromosome 12, Afil_fr2py, whole genome shotgun sequence genome containing:
- the LOC140165754 gene encoding isochorismatase domain-containing protein 2-like, with product MSTRKVGQIVLKNSAVFLCDIQEKFSSQIQYFPQIVEVASRMFRAAKTLDMPVIATEQYPKGLGLTVPEIGLDRSEDEVHAKTCFSMILPQVEKKLQDLDIKSVIICGIETQACVQQTTLDLLERNIDVHVIADACSSRSMVDRMYAFERMRQSGAFITTSEAMMLQLLKDAKHPKFKECQKLIMTSAPDSGLLPARGS